One window of the Pseudofrankia sp. DC12 genome contains the following:
- a CDS encoding alpha-ketoglutarate-dependent dioxygenase AlkB produces MPADEAQPADPPRAEPPRAEPLPAVAAPTDPAAVAGAEADSEATVRRLVSALAAAPVQRHRLDQGSWVDVGRGWLPGTEELYQRVRDTARWREGAMWRYEKYVVPPRLSAWYAPGQPPPYPELAAAHLALRRRYGVSFDGYGLSYYRDGADSVAMHRDKELRWLDDTVIAILTLGARRPWTVKPARLPAGRRILNDATDTAGLLDLAPGPGDLLVLGGRAQRDWLHGVPKVGGHVGGRISVQWRWTSRTGQPEQGPGYMASRHFGR; encoded by the coding sequence ATGCCCGCCGACGAGGCGCAACCAGCCGATCCGCCCCGGGCCGAGCCGCCCCGGGCCGAGCCGCTTCCGGCCGTCGCCGCGCCCACGGACCCAGCGGCCGTGGCCGGTGCCGAAGCGGACTCCGAGGCGACCGTGCGCCGGCTCGTCAGCGCGCTCGCGGCGGCGCCGGTCCAGCGGCACCGGCTCGACCAGGGGTCCTGGGTCGACGTCGGCCGCGGCTGGCTGCCGGGCACCGAGGAGCTCTACCAGCGCGTCCGCGACACCGCCCGCTGGCGCGAGGGCGCGATGTGGCGCTACGAGAAGTACGTCGTGCCGCCGCGGCTTTCCGCCTGGTACGCACCAGGCCAGCCGCCGCCGTACCCAGAGCTGGCCGCGGCCCACCTCGCGCTGCGCCGCCGCTACGGCGTCTCCTTCGACGGCTATGGCCTGTCCTACTACCGCGACGGCGCCGACTCGGTCGCGATGCACCGGGACAAGGAGCTGCGCTGGCTGGACGACACGGTGATCGCGATCCTGACGCTCGGCGCCCGCCGGCCGTGGACCGTCAAGCCGGCCCGACTACCCGCCGGCCGCCGCATCCTGAACGACGCCACCGACACAGCCGGCCTGCTCGATCTGGCACCCGGCCCCGGTGACCTGCTCGTCCTCGGCGGCCGGGCACAGCGCGACTGGTTACACGGAGTACCGAAGGTGGGCGGGCACGTCGGCGGCCGCATCTCGGTCCAGTGGCGCTGGACGAGCCGCACCGGGCAGCCGGAGCAGGGCCCCGGCTACATGGCGTCCCGCCACTTCGGCCGCTAG